A portion of the Adhaeribacter radiodurans genome contains these proteins:
- a CDS encoding NAD(P)/FAD-dependent oxidoreductase — MLQVDKLSLNIPATTKPRVVVIGGGFGGINLIKKLSGKHFQVVLFDRQNYNGFWPLLYQVATAGLEPDSIAEPIRKLFDEDFEDFHFRLVRVTGVNPVTKTVNTLIGELAYDYLVIATGTKTNFFGNEQIKQYSFPLKQIPHALDIRSQLLQALEQASMTKDETIKQSLLNIVIAGAGPTGVELAGSLAEMRKYILPGDYPGIDFSKMNIYLVEGLDRVLPPMSPKASEMAHRYLAKMGIIIKVNTLVESYDGEVVKFKSGEQIQTQTLIWAAGVTGALIEGLPTESVERGRILVNEYNQIKGYDTIFAIGDIALMKLEDYPKGHPGVAQPAIQQGKHLAKNLHRNLRNEPLQPFKYFEKGSLAIIGRNRAVADLPGNIHLGGFLAWMAWLFVHIYYLVGFRNKLVVVSNWMYRFFTYERGNRLIIRPFVRKDDQVGQEFVNRYRED, encoded by the coding sequence ATGCTTCAAGTTGATAAACTCTCTTTAAATATACCGGCCACCACCAAACCACGTGTAGTAGTTATTGGTGGGGGGTTTGGCGGAATAAACTTAATAAAGAAATTGTCAGGAAAGCATTTTCAAGTAGTCCTTTTCGATCGACAAAATTACAATGGTTTTTGGCCTTTGCTTTATCAGGTGGCTACTGCTGGTCTGGAGCCTGATTCTATTGCCGAGCCCATCCGGAAATTGTTCGATGAAGATTTTGAAGATTTTCACTTCCGGTTAGTCCGGGTTACCGGAGTAAACCCCGTTACCAAAACCGTTAATACTTTAATAGGTGAACTGGCCTATGATTATTTAGTGATTGCTACGGGTACAAAAACTAATTTTTTTGGAAACGAACAAATTAAGCAATATTCATTTCCTCTAAAGCAAATTCCGCACGCGCTTGATATCCGTAGCCAATTACTACAGGCATTGGAGCAAGCGAGCATGACCAAAGATGAAACTATTAAACAAAGTTTGCTCAACATTGTCATTGCCGGAGCAGGACCCACGGGAGTAGAACTAGCCGGTTCTTTGGCGGAAATGCGAAAGTATATTTTACCGGGAGATTATCCGGGAATTGATTTTAGTAAAATGAACATTTACCTGGTTGAAGGACTCGACCGTGTACTGCCCCCTATGTCGCCGAAAGCCAGTGAAATGGCTCACCGGTACCTGGCAAAAATGGGCATTATTATTAAAGTAAATACATTAGTAGAATCTTACGATGGAGAGGTAGTAAAATTTAAAAGCGGCGAACAGATTCAGACGCAGACCTTAATCTGGGCAGCCGGCGTAACCGGAGCCTTAATAGAAGGTTTACCCACCGAATCCGTTGAAAGAGGCCGCATTTTGGTGAATGAATATAATCAGATAAAAGGCTACGATACTATTTTTGCGATTGGTGATATTGCCCTGATGAAATTGGAAGACTATCCAAAGGGACATCCTGGGGTAGCGCAGCCCGCCATTCAACAAGGCAAGCATCTGGCCAAAAACCTGCATAGAAACCTGCGTAACGAACCTTTACAACCCTTTAAATATTTTGAAAAAGGTTCTCTTGCCATTATTGGTCGTAACCGGGCCGTAGCAGACCTGCCAGGCAATATACATTTGGGCGGATTTCTAGCCTGGATGGCCTGGCTGTTTGTCCATATCTATTACCTGGTTGGTTTCCGCAACAAACTGGTAGTGGTAAGCAACTGGATGTACCGCTTTTTTACCTACGAAAGAGGTAACCGTTTAATCATCCGGCCATTTGTGCGCAAAGACGATCAGGTAGGCCAGGAATTTGTCAATCGTTACCGGGAAGATTAA
- a CDS encoding BLUF domain-containing protein: MYISTAVIHVQETELKQMLTQYRHNNERNHITGMLLYSGENCVQLIEGQEETLRQLLSKIVKDYHHTNLIKLANGPI; the protein is encoded by the coding sequence ATGTACATAAGCACGGCAGTAATACATGTCCAGGAAACGGAGTTAAAGCAAATGCTCACTCAGTACCGTCACAACAACGAGCGGAACCATATTACGGGTATGCTTTTATACAGTGGCGAGAATTGCGTGCAATTGATTGAAGGACAGGAAGAAACTTTGCGCCAACTGCTCTCGAAAATAGTAAAAGATTATCATCATACAAACCTGATTAAATTGGCCAATGGCCCTATATAA
- a CDS encoding PAS domain-containing sensor histidine kinase, with amino-acid sequence MDFSAQSSGIWPNLAETFPLEELLFTFFDALPMGVLLIKPIYNAESTIIDFDCLKLNAVVQQMLQLPDEPGKTLLQLFAQANQTGVFTFFRDTFLSGETGYYNFLYQQNGRSCYYYLEAQRRQQGLVVKVTDFATQDLSEVEQLLNQSKAQSIYNAANQQRAELKRVLDQAPVAIAIFRGPQFIVEFANAAMCRIWGRTPQEVIGKSRFVATSDARHQRLKQNFEKVLRTGQPYQVKEYLLALDRTQSGIPEDVYCNFTYQPLLDEQGHSIGVIAVGVEVSEQVLARKQAEESNRQMVDLNLQLSAVIDEWQKISAQLRLTNADLFATQQSLQLLNEDLESRVIERTKELQRSQAEVESQRQRLERLIMEAPAAICILNGPELAYELVNPLYKELAPGDYFQLGKAFMESFPNKESHFLYQKVRQVYESGITYEQHSLLIPRLAENLTEERYFNFILQARRDEYNQVNGILIFAYEVSDEVKAQIKVKKSEKQAKALAEELFQANQELQLTNQQLTRTNIDLDNFIYTASHDLKAPILNIEGLIHALLRQLTAAGFKLSLVQDITDFILESVQRFKRTIAHLTEVSKLQKEYSSEPILVSLNAVLADVQSDLKATIQESQAKIELDIHHCPTVCSSEKNLRSIIYNLLSNAIKYRSAERALIIRLNCQKEEKYQVLSVQDNGLGIDLSQQHKLFIMFNRLHDHVDGSGMGLYMVKKIVENIGGKIEVQSNVNEGSTFKVYFPLKPTFSNKKA; translated from the coding sequence TTGGACTTTTCTGCGCAATCGTCAGGGATTTGGCCTAACCTAGCTGAAACCTTTCCGCTCGAAGAATTATTATTTACTTTTTTTGATGCCCTCCCGATGGGAGTACTCTTGATTAAACCAATATATAATGCAGAGTCTACCATAATTGATTTCGATTGTTTAAAGCTCAACGCGGTAGTGCAACAAATGCTACAATTGCCCGATGAGCCGGGTAAAACCTTGTTGCAGTTATTTGCGCAAGCCAACCAAACTGGCGTTTTCACCTTCTTTCGAGATACTTTTCTTTCCGGCGAAACAGGGTATTATAACTTTCTTTATCAGCAAAACGGACGTAGCTGCTATTACTACCTGGAAGCTCAAAGGCGCCAGCAAGGTTTGGTGGTGAAAGTAACCGATTTTGCCACCCAGGACTTGAGTGAAGTAGAACAACTTCTGAACCAGAGTAAAGCTCAGTCCATTTATAACGCCGCTAATCAGCAGCGGGCAGAACTCAAGCGGGTGCTGGATCAGGCACCGGTAGCTATTGCCATCTTCCGCGGGCCTCAATTTATTGTAGAATTTGCCAACGCCGCCATGTGTCGAATTTGGGGCCGCACGCCCCAAGAAGTAATTGGTAAATCCCGGTTTGTCGCCACATCGGATGCCCGCCACCAAAGGTTGAAGCAAAATTTTGAAAAAGTGCTGCGAACCGGACAGCCTTACCAGGTAAAGGAATATTTATTAGCCTTAGATCGTACTCAATCGGGCATTCCGGAAGATGTGTATTGTAATTTTACCTACCAACCCTTGTTAGATGAGCAGGGACACTCTATTGGAGTAATTGCCGTTGGGGTGGAGGTAAGTGAGCAGGTATTGGCCCGAAAACAGGCAGAAGAAAGTAACCGGCAAATGGTGGATCTAAATCTTCAATTGTCGGCTGTAATTGATGAATGGCAAAAGATTAGTGCCCAGCTCCGTTTAACAAACGCCGATCTATTTGCAACCCAACAGAGCTTACAACTTCTTAATGAAGACTTAGAAAGCCGGGTTATTGAACGGACAAAGGAGTTACAACGCTCCCAAGCGGAAGTTGAAAGTCAAAGGCAGCGACTGGAACGTTTAATTATGGAAGCACCGGCGGCAATCTGTATTCTTAACGGTCCCGAATTGGCGTATGAGTTGGTTAACCCACTGTATAAGGAACTAGCCCCAGGAGATTATTTTCAATTAGGCAAAGCCTTTATGGAATCATTCCCAAATAAAGAAAGTCATTTTTTATACCAGAAAGTTCGCCAGGTGTATGAATCCGGAATAACGTATGAACAACACAGTCTACTTATTCCCCGACTCGCAGAAAATCTAACGGAAGAACGCTACTTTAACTTTATTCTGCAAGCTCGTCGCGATGAGTACAACCAAGTTAATGGTATTCTGATTTTTGCCTATGAGGTATCTGATGAAGTAAAAGCTCAAATAAAGGTAAAGAAAAGCGAGAAGCAGGCCAAAGCATTGGCGGAAGAATTGTTCCAGGCGAACCAGGAGCTTCAGTTGACAAATCAGCAACTTACCCGAACCAACATTGATTTAGACAACTTTATTTACACTGCGTCGCACGATTTAAAAGCCCCCATCTTAAATATTGAAGGGTTAATACATGCCCTTTTGCGCCAATTAACTGCCGCCGGGTTTAAGTTAAGTTTGGTACAGGATATTACCGATTTTATCTTGGAATCGGTGCAACGATTTAAGCGCACTATTGCTCATTTAACGGAAGTCAGCAAACTACAAAAAGAATATTCTTCCGAACCAATTCTAGTTTCCCTTAACGCTGTATTAGCAGACGTACAATCAGACTTAAAGGCTACAATTCAAGAGTCTCAGGCCAAAATCGAACTAGATATTCACCATTGTCCTACTGTATGTTCCTCAGAAAAAAACTTACGTAGCATTATTTATAATTTACTTTCTAACGCTATAAAGTACCGCTCCGCGGAGCGAGCATTAATAATCCGCCTGAACTGCCAAAAAGAGGAGAAATACCAAGTGCTTTCGGTCCAGGATAATGGATTAGGAATTGATTTATCGCAACAGCATAAATTATTTATTATGTTTAACCGGCTGCACGATCACGTCGACGGTTCGGGTATGGGGCTATATATGGTAAAGAAAATTGTGGAGAACATAGGAGGTAAAATTGAAGTACAAAGTAATGTAAATGAAGGCTCAACGTTTAAAGTTTATTTTCCTCTAAAACCTACTTTTTCTAATAAGAAAGCTTAA
- a CDS encoding glycoside hydrolase family 43 protein — protein sequence MKRLGLALLSCLFFSFLTKAQENRVREVRKNIPLDSIVLSDPFILADSKTNLYYMTGTGGMLWKSNDLKLWDGPYTVTKTDSNSWMGPKPMIWAAEIHPFKGKYYYFATFTNRAVKIDTVKGNVIERRACHVLVSNKPDGPYVPMQDPTYLPANMPTLDGTLWVDKDKKPYMVYCYEWLQNLNGTIEKIELKPDLSGTVGTGKVMFRASDAPWSREKDEKGNDRPNKVTDGPYLFQTKTGRLGMIWTSWIYDVYTQGVAYSQSGTLDGPWIQESKPITPPNYGHGMLFRNLEGKLLMSLHSHKSIKGRYRRIPHLFEVDVSGDKLVMGKPFIP from the coding sequence ATGAAACGTCTAGGGTTAGCTTTATTAAGTTGTTTGTTTTTTTCTTTTTTAACCAAGGCTCAAGAAAACAGAGTACGGGAAGTCAGGAAAAATATACCGTTGGATTCTATTGTTTTAAGTGATCCTTTTATTCTGGCAGATTCTAAAACGAACCTGTACTACATGACCGGGACGGGCGGTATGCTCTGGAAGAGCAACGATTTAAAGCTTTGGGATGGACCTTACACCGTAACAAAAACTGACTCTAATTCCTGGATGGGACCCAAACCGATGATATGGGCAGCCGAAATTCACCCGTTTAAAGGCAAGTACTATTATTTTGCCACCTTCACTAACCGCGCTGTTAAAATAGACACCGTTAAAGGCAATGTAATAGAACGCAGGGCCTGCCACGTACTGGTAAGCAATAAGCCCGATGGCCCCTATGTACCCATGCAAGATCCTACTTATTTGCCGGCCAATATGCCAACTCTGGATGGCACACTTTGGGTAGATAAAGACAAAAAACCTTATATGGTTTACTGTTACGAATGGCTCCAAAACTTAAACGGAACTATCGAAAAAATTGAATTGAAACCTGATTTAAGTGGCACCGTTGGTACCGGAAAGGTGATGTTTCGGGCCAGTGATGCTCCCTGGAGCCGGGAAAAAGATGAAAAGGGGAACGACCGTCCTAATAAAGTAACCGATGGCCCCTATTTATTTCAAACGAAAACCGGTCGGTTAGGTATGATATGGACCAGTTGGATTTACGATGTTTACACTCAAGGAGTGGCCTATTCCCAAAGTGGCACCCTAGATGGCCCCTGGATACAGGAAAGTAAACCGATTACCCCGCCTAATTACGGGCACGGCATGTTGTTCCGCAATTTAGAGGGTAAGTTACTAATGTCCCTTCATAGTCATAAAAGTATAAAGGGCCGTTATCGCCGTATTCCTCATTTGTTTGAAGTAGATGTATCGGGCGACAAATTGGTAATGGGCAAGCCTTTTATACCTTAA
- a CDS encoding phosphocholine-specific phospholipase C has protein sequence MPDSRREFLKKAAVLTMGAGLLGAIPASIQKALAINASPGSTYLDAEHVVFLMQENRSFDHAYGTLQGVRGFNDPRAMDLPNKNKVWLQSNAAGQTFAPFRLNLKDTKSTWMSALPHSWADQVDARNNGKYDKWLDFKNSGNKDYAHLPLTLGYFNRADIPFYYSLADAFTVCDQYFCSALTGTSPNRCFFWTGTIREEQHEKSKAHVWNGEIDHKDLRWTTFPERLEDAGVSWKVYQNELSIDTGLEGEKDDWLANFTDNDLEFFAQYNVRLHAKHLEYLQKRPVSLKQEIEALEKENQQNKLSEEQKKQLDKKRKDLVAILQEQKEWTPERYNKLSDREKSIHAKAFVTNLHDPDYHELTRLTYNDNGTEREVNVPKGDVLHQFRKDVQTGNLPTVSWLVASSNFSDHPGSPWYGAWYVSEVLDILTQNPEVWKKTIFVLNYDENDGYFDHVPPFVPPHPDRPETGLASKNLDTRVEHVTMAQEKERGYSADRLRESPIGLGYRVPMVIASPWSRGGWVNSQVFDHTSCLQFLETFLNKKTSQKIEETNISSWRRSICGDLTSVFRPYNNEKFTLPTSVNKNAFIQSIHQAKFKDLPAGFKLLTPQEVESINKNTSELLPQQEQGTRNSCALPYQIYANGQLSADKRAFKVSFASNSDIFGDKTAGVPFQVYAPGTFRQTNAQQQLITDTLANWAFAVSAGDKLAQTWPLAAFENNAYHLRTYGPNGFFREFMGNAQDPALEIQLEYERHPKNKKQLTGNAQLKIKNTSKNQAYTVEIIDLAYKANNIKKQVKPTASGQAEVTINLDLKRSSNWYDFSVKVTGHTSFEQRFAGRVETGKHGSTDPFMGRAVV, from the coding sequence ATGCCAGATTCAAGAAGAGAATTTTTAAAAAAAGCGGCCGTTTTAACTATGGGCGCTGGTTTGCTGGGTGCTATACCAGCCTCCATCCAAAAAGCTTTGGCTATTAATGCGTCGCCCGGCAGTACCTACCTGGATGCCGAACACGTTGTTTTTTTGATGCAGGAAAACCGCTCCTTCGATCATGCTTATGGTACACTCCAGGGCGTGCGGGGTTTTAACGACCCAAGGGCCATGGACTTACCGAATAAAAACAAAGTGTGGCTGCAATCCAATGCGGCTGGCCAAACCTTCGCTCCTTTCCGGTTAAACCTGAAAGACACCAAATCTACCTGGATGAGCGCTTTGCCCCATTCCTGGGCCGACCAGGTAGATGCCCGCAACAACGGCAAGTACGATAAATGGCTGGATTTTAAAAATTCGGGCAATAAAGACTATGCCCATTTGCCCTTAACGCTGGGCTACTTTAACCGGGCCGATATTCCTTTTTATTACTCCCTAGCCGATGCCTTTACCGTCTGCGACCAGTATTTCTGTTCGGCCTTAACGGGCACCAGTCCGAACCGGTGTTTTTTCTGGACCGGTACCATCCGCGAAGAGCAGCACGAAAAATCCAAAGCCCACGTCTGGAACGGCGAAATCGACCACAAAGATTTGCGCTGGACTACCTTCCCGGAACGGTTAGAAGATGCGGGCGTTTCCTGGAAAGTTTACCAGAATGAGCTAAGTATTGACACCGGTTTAGAAGGCGAAAAGGATGATTGGTTGGCGAATTTTACCGATAACGATTTAGAATTTTTTGCCCAGTACAACGTGCGACTGCACGCCAAACATCTGGAATATTTACAAAAACGGCCCGTTTCTTTAAAACAAGAAATAGAAGCTTTAGAAAAAGAAAATCAGCAGAACAAATTAAGCGAGGAACAAAAAAAACAACTCGATAAAAAGAGAAAAGATTTAGTCGCCATTCTGCAGGAACAAAAAGAATGGACTCCGGAACGCTATAATAAACTAAGCGACCGGGAGAAAAGCATTCACGCCAAAGCCTTTGTGACTAACCTGCACGACCCGGATTATCACGAACTTACCCGGCTTACTTACAACGACAACGGCACGGAGCGCGAAGTAAACGTGCCCAAAGGCGATGTGTTACATCAATTCCGAAAGGATGTGCAAACCGGCAACTTGCCTACGGTTTCCTGGTTAGTAGCTTCTTCTAATTTCTCCGACCATCCGGGTTCGCCGTGGTACGGGGCCTGGTACGTGTCGGAAGTGCTGGATATTCTTACCCAAAATCCGGAAGTCTGGAAAAAAACCATTTTTGTTTTAAACTACGACGAAAACGACGGCTATTTTGATCACGTTCCCCCGTTCGTGCCGCCGCACCCAGACCGGCCCGAAACTGGTTTAGCTTCTAAAAACCTTGACACCCGGGTAGAGCATGTTACCATGGCCCAGGAAAAAGAAAGAGGCTACTCCGCCGACCGGCTGCGCGAAAGCCCGATTGGTTTAGGCTACCGGGTACCCATGGTAATAGCTTCGCCCTGGAGCCGGGGCGGATGGGTAAATTCGCAGGTATTTGATCATACTTCTTGTCTGCAATTTTTAGAAACTTTTTTAAATAAAAAGACCAGCCAGAAAATAGAAGAAACCAACATTAGTTCGTGGCGGCGTAGCATTTGCGGCGACTTAACTTCGGTGTTCCGACCTTACAACAACGAGAAATTTACCCTACCTACATCGGTTAATAAAAATGCCTTTATTCAAAGCATTCACCAGGCCAAATTCAAAGACCTGCCCGCGGGTTTTAAATTATTAACTCCGCAAGAAGTGGAAAGTATTAATAAAAATACCTCGGAGTTATTACCGCAACAAGAGCAAGGCACCCGCAACTCCTGCGCCTTACCTTACCAGATTTACGCTAACGGCCAACTAAGCGCTGATAAAAGGGCCTTTAAAGTAAGTTTTGCTTCTAACTCGGACATATTTGGCGACAAAACCGCAGGCGTTCCTTTTCAGGTGTATGCTCCGGGTACGTTCCGGCAAACCAACGCCCAGCAACAACTCATAACCGATACTTTGGCCAACTGGGCTTTTGCCGTAAGCGCCGGTGACAAATTGGCCCAAACCTGGCCCCTAGCGGCTTTTGAGAACAACGCCTACCATTTAAGAACGTACGGTCCCAATGGTTTTTTCAGGGAGTTTATGGGCAACGCCCAGGATCCGGCTCTGGAAATACAATTAGAATACGAACGCCACCCGAAGAACAAAAAACAACTAACCGGCAATGCCCAATTAAAAATTAAGAATACCAGTAAAAATCAGGCGTATACCGTGGAGATTATTGACCTTGCGTATAAAGCCAATAATATAAAAAAACAAGTAAAACCTACCGCTTCGGGGCAGGCAGAAGTAACTATAAACCTGGACTTAAAACGCAGTTCTAACTGGTACGATTTCAGTGTAAAAGTAACGGGGCATACTTCTTTTGAACAAAGATTTGCCGGCCGGGTAGAAACGGGCAAGCACGGCTCTACCGATCCGTTTATGGGCCGGGCAGTTGTTTAA
- a CDS encoding sensor histidine kinase, with protein sequence MKLTQSYWIRLIGIIILALLRFGLFGSVNFAMEGAITWQWIIDNTLIPAVIIWETSRLVVVYFHRWYALKPSTKRFTLEVLAVLGGNAVLFTGTMLLHESPKELLAVNPFFLFYGYMYTFLYGVLVAAFYELLFYMEAWKIATQEAEELKKINLLIQLESLKNQVKPHFLFNSLNTLTALVEKDQAQAVKFIAELAQVYRYLLQSNEKGLIALDQELQFTQAYYFLLRTRFGEGISLKVEVTDSVHDCLIPPLTLQILLENAMKHNQVSVRKPLVVSIQNEAEEWLVVSNNLQLKRVAASSTGMGLANIAAKYKILHQPDIIILHEENNFTVKVPLLKPAAVLTS encoded by the coding sequence TTGAAACTAACCCAAAGCTACTGGATTCGCTTAATTGGAATTATAATTCTGGCTCTGCTCCGATTTGGATTATTCGGTTCAGTTAACTTTGCTATGGAAGGGGCCATTACCTGGCAATGGATAATAGATAATACCTTAATTCCTGCGGTAATCATTTGGGAAACCAGCCGCTTAGTGGTAGTGTATTTTCATCGTTGGTACGCTTTAAAACCCTCTACCAAAAGGTTTACCCTGGAAGTACTTGCCGTATTAGGAGGCAATGCCGTTTTATTTACCGGTACCATGTTGCTGCACGAAAGCCCTAAAGAACTTTTAGCCGTTAATCCTTTTTTTCTATTTTATGGCTACATGTATACGTTTTTGTACGGCGTTTTAGTAGCCGCTTTTTACGAATTACTATTTTATATGGAAGCCTGGAAAATAGCTACCCAAGAAGCCGAAGAACTCAAAAAAATAAACTTACTAATTCAACTCGAATCGCTAAAGAATCAGGTGAAGCCGCATTTTCTATTTAATAGTTTAAATACCTTAACCGCTTTGGTAGAAAAAGACCAGGCTCAAGCCGTAAAATTTATCGCCGAATTAGCCCAGGTATATCGTTATCTTTTGCAAAGCAACGAAAAAGGCCTCATTGCCCTGGACCAGGAACTTCAGTTTACCCAAGCTTATTATTTTTTACTTCGCACACGTTTCGGCGAAGGCATTTCCCTAAAGGTTGAAGTAACTGATAGTGTTCACGATTGCCTGATTCCGCCACTTACTTTACAAATTTTGCTGGAAAATGCCATGAAGCACAACCAGGTATCTGTTCGCAAACCGTTAGTAGTAAGTATCCAGAACGAAGCGGAAGAATGGTTGGTAGTAAGCAATAACCTGCAATTAAAACGAGTAGCAGCTTCCTCTACTGGCATGGGTTTGGCTAACATAGCTGCTAAATACAAGATTTTGCATCAACCGGATATTATTATTTTACATGAAGAAAACAATTTTACAGTGAAGGTTCCGCTGCTAAAACCAGCCGCCGTATTAACATCTTAA
- a CDS encoding HPP family protein has protein sequence MKKKLKKHAKRARYVFYKETLLDYKEHFWTFIGSFMGISLIGLLNSRYFSASDNLFLIGSFGASSVLTYGIINSPLAQPRNLIGGHVLSALVGVTVHQLIPHEMWLASALSVSLSIVLMQITKTLHPPGGATALIATIGSPKIQSLGYLYVLSPVLSGVLILLLVALIFNNLTPHRRYPMNKNWYKVWKRRYR, from the coding sequence ATGAAGAAAAAGTTGAAAAAGCATGCCAAGCGAGCCCGGTATGTTTTTTATAAAGAAACGCTGCTGGATTACAAAGAACACTTCTGGACTTTTATTGGCTCTTTTATGGGCATTAGCTTAATTGGTTTACTAAACAGTCGCTATTTCTCTGCTTCCGATAATCTCTTTTTAATTGGCTCTTTTGGAGCTTCTTCGGTGTTAACGTATGGTATAATTAATAGCCCTTTGGCCCAACCACGTAATCTGATTGGGGGGCACGTTCTCTCGGCTTTAGTAGGAGTTACCGTTCATCAGTTAATTCCGCATGAAATGTGGCTGGCCAGTGCTCTCTCGGTGTCGCTCTCTATTGTGCTGATGCAAATAACGAAAACCCTGCATCCGCCAGGAGGAGCTACCGCCTTGATTGCAACTATTGGTTCACCTAAAATTCAAAGTTTAGGCTACTTATACGTATTAAGTCCGGTGCTATCGGGGGTGCTGATTCTTCTACTGGTAGCCTTAATTTTCAATAACTTAACGCCACACCGCCGTTATCCGATGAACAAGAACTGGTATAAAGTATGGAAACGACGATACCGCTAA
- the hmpA gene encoding NO-inducible flavohemoprotein: MITPRQKELIKATVPILKEHGVALTSHFYKRMFTHHPELKHVFNMGNQQSGKQQTALAMAVLNYADNIENLSVLRSSVTQIAHKHTSLDIRPEHYAIVGKHLLASIGEVLGEGATPELLEAWGVAYGQLADIMTGIETGLYKGATAKEGGWTGWRPFLVKQKERESAEITSFYFYPADGGRVADFQPGQYVSVRLFLPELNLFQPRQYSLSNAPNGEYYRISVKKEAGANLRPNGLISNRLHDHIEEGDIVEISAPAGDFILNTSKSGPVVLISGGVGQTPLLSMLDYLISTNSPREIVWVHGSRHPNVHAFKDRIEALHGQQQRFKRHIFYDQLEEIAPEHPYYAGVVNLKQLKEKAILPGADYYICGPAPFIQKQFQDLRALEVNKAAIHYEEFGPNVLALH, from the coding sequence ATGATCACACCAAGGCAAAAAGAATTAATTAAGGCTACTGTACCCATCTTAAAAGAACATGGTGTAGCTTTAACCTCTCATTTCTACAAGCGCATGTTTACGCATCACCCGGAATTAAAGCATGTCTTTAACATGGGCAATCAACAGAGTGGCAAGCAGCAAACAGCTTTAGCAATGGCCGTACTCAATTACGCCGACAACATCGAGAATCTTTCTGTTTTACGTTCCTCTGTTACTCAAATTGCTCATAAACATACTAGTTTAGACATCCGTCCCGAACATTATGCTATTGTTGGAAAACACTTACTCGCTTCTATTGGAGAAGTGCTGGGCGAAGGAGCCACGCCGGAATTACTGGAGGCTTGGGGAGTTGCTTACGGTCAATTAGCTGATATTATGACCGGGATTGAAACCGGCCTTTATAAAGGTGCCACCGCCAAAGAAGGAGGATGGACCGGATGGCGTCCCTTTCTGGTAAAACAAAAAGAGCGGGAGTCTGCCGAGATTACTTCGTTTTATTTTTATCCGGCGGATGGAGGAAGAGTAGCCGATTTTCAACCTGGGCAGTACGTAAGTGTGCGTTTGTTTCTGCCGGAGTTAAATTTGTTTCAGCCCCGGCAATATAGTTTATCGAATGCACCTAACGGAGAGTATTACCGGATTTCGGTGAAAAAGGAAGCAGGTGCGAACCTTCGACCGAACGGCTTAATCAGTAACCGTCTGCATGATCACATTGAGGAGGGAGATATTGTAGAAATTTCTGCGCCAGCCGGGGACTTTATTCTAAATACGAGTAAATCCGGACCCGTGGTGCTCATTAGCGGAGGCGTGGGGCAAACTCCTTTGCTTAGTATGTTAGATTATCTTATCAGCACTAATAGCCCGCGAGAAATTGTGTGGGTGCATGGTTCCCGACATCCGAATGTACACGCTTTTAAAGATCGCATTGAAGCTTTACATGGCCAGCAACAGCGATTTAAGCGGCACATATTCTATGACCAATTAGAGGAAATAGCACCCGAACACCCTTACTATGCAGGAGTGGTAAATTTAAAGCAACTAAAAGAAAAAGCTATTCTGCCCGGAGCAGATTATTATATCTGTGGGCCAGCTCCCTTTATTCAAAAACAGTTTCAGGATTTAAGAGCGCTGGAAGTAAACAAAGCTGCCATTCATTACGAAGAATTTGGCCCAAATGTATTAGCCCTTCATTAA